Part of the Sodalinema gerasimenkoae IPPAS B-353 genome is shown below.
GACGGTGATAACGAGACCAGGGTGGAATCCCCTCCAACTGACCGCTAGCAGCCTCAAGTTTCTCATGAGCCGTCACCAAGGTTTCCGTCGAAGGAGACTCCGTCAACTCATTTAACAACTCCCGACTATTCTCCTCAACTATCAACAATCGTTGACATTCCCCCAAGACACAGGGGCGACTCAAAGCCCAGCCAATGCCCAGCAGGGCCAAGGCTCCGGCCGTCAGCGTCGCCAGGGCCAGCGTCAGCGACGGGCGATCTAATCCAGAGGAAGAGGGGTCCATCGTTCCCGCAGCCGGACGAGAGGGAACCGGCCCTCGGCGAGAGGGGTAGCCTTGCGGCGTTGAAGAAGCGGCAGTGCTGTGCATTGTTCTCACGTAATCCTTAACAGTTGACAGTTGAGCCAGCCACAACTCCACCGGAGTTGACTGATTCCTTTAGCCGATTTTTACCCTGGATTTAGCGTCTGGGATGGGATCATTGTATTACATCGCTTTGCCATTGAACCCTAGGCTGAATTGACCAAACCGTTACCCCATCAGCCTTTAAGGTTAATACTCCCGAGGGGAGATAACAAAAAATAAATAACCTTACCAGATTCTGAAAACCTATGCTAAAGTGTGCCTAGACATCCGTTCAACGGTAGTTGTGTTGCCGTGTCAATATGGTGGAAACATCAATTGTAGCGACAGGCATCAGCCGACGTTTGTGAACATGTGTCTTTTCCTTCTCTCGGTTCCTGGAGTTGCTCCATGTCAATTTATATCGGTAATCTGTCCTACGACGCGGTTCAAGAAGATCTTGAAGAGGTCTTTCGTGAGTATGGCACAGTCAAAAGGACTCAAATCCCGGTTGATCGGGAAACTGGTCGCTCTCGCGGATTTGGGTTTGTCGAAATGTCTTCGGATGAAGAAGAAGACAAAGCGATCGAAGCTCTCAACGGTGCAGAATGGATGGGTCGCCAACTGCGTGTAAACAAAGCCAAGCCTCGTGAAAACAATCGTTCTCGTCAAGGCTATTCTGGTGGACGCGGTGGGGGTGGCGGTCGCTACTAAACGGTTGAGTGTTAACCCTTCTGCCTGGTTAGCCACGGCCCCTTTAAGAAAATCTCTGATATTTAAAAGATAGCGATTTTAAAATTTGCTACTTGATATAGCGTGGACGTTGCGTCTGCGCTATTTTTAATGGGGGGAGAAACAGGGAACGGGGAACAGGGGAGAAGAAGGCAGCAGGGAGCAGACAGCAGGCAGTAGGGGGGGTCTTGCCTATTGCCTATTGCCTATTGCCTATTGCCTATTGCCTATTGCCTATTGCCTATTGCCTATTGCCTATTGCCTATTGCCTATTGCCTATTGCCTATTGCCTATTGCCTATTGCCTATTGCCTATTGCCTATTGCCTATTGCCTATTGCCTATTGCCTATTGCCTATTGCCTATTGCCTATTGCCTATTGCCTATTGCCTATTGCCTATTGCCTATTGCCTATTGCCTATTGCCTATTGCCTATTGCCTATTGCCTATTGCCTATTGCCTATTGCCTATTGCCTATTGCCTATTGCCTATTGCCTATTGCCTATTGCCTATTGCCTATTGCCTATTGCCTATTGCCTATTGCCTATTGCCTATTGCCTATTGCCTATTGCCTATTGCCTATTGCCTATTGCCTATTGCCTATTGCCTATTGCCTATTGCCTATTGCCTATTGCCTATTGCCTATTGCCTATTGCCTATTGCCTATTGCCTATTGCCTATTGCCTATTGCCTATTGCCTATTGCCTATTGCCTATTGCCTATTGCCTATTGCCTATTGCCTATTGCCTATTGCCTACTGCCTATTGCCTTTAGAACGATGCTGCATCCCGATACCATTGATGACGTGAAACAACGGATGGACATTTATGATGTCGTATCCGAACAAGTGGTGTTAAAAAAACAGGGGAAAGACTTCGCAGGCCTCTGTCCCTTTCATGAAGAGAAGACCCCCAGCTTTACCGTTAGCCCTAGTAAACAGATGTTTTACTGCTTCGGTTGTGGCAAAGGGGGCAATGCCATTACCTTCTTAATGGAAACTGGACAAGCCTCCTTTTCCGATGTTGTTCTCGACCTGGCCCAACGGTATAACGTCCCCGTTCGCACCCTCGATCGCGACA
Proteins encoded:
- a CDS encoding RNA recognition motif domain-containing protein — protein: MSIYIGNLSYDAVQEDLEEVFREYGTVKRTQIPVDRETGRSRGFGFVEMSSDEEEDKAIEALNGAEWMGRQLRVNKAKPRENNRSRQGYSGGRGGGGGRY